One window of the Deltaproteobacteria bacterium genome contains the following:
- a CDS encoding PDZ domain-containing protein codes for MNNEGKLCPHNFPLWVAFLMGMVVIIIAIVVFDLVSIRGRMGLDVARSSFDVTSIYQGTSSTQAGLQPASYTKDGEGETGAWLGIEPADVTEDMAKQLGLNISGGVLISKVIEGSPAEKAGLLQGDIIYELDRSEVETSDGLRQLLSESEPGERVRIVLFRDSKRKVIYAKLGEPPEGSTSSVRQIAGEIIPNDLKWGIVVSELTESLRKAYGIPGNENGVIVLMVAPGSAANTAGIIKGDMIRQVGETRIYDLADFFEAIDSSDNRSFLLNIRRQNTQLYVNIVAVSPLLPVGGPAGSEEDDSTEESEGLKGIPAEIPPQGKPEVSSTQQSQGFTTAQEGIGMNRPLYVPGYDQTQSGEPEDKATPSLKVISNTVTGNSDSDDDSPVCKRIQDMTLIL; via the coding sequence ATGAATAATGAAGGGAAACTGTGTCCACATAACTTTCCACTCTGGGTCGCTTTTCTGATGGGAATGGTGGTCATAATTATTGCTATTGTGGTCTTTGACTTGGTTTCTATAAGGGGCCGCATGGGGCTTGATGTCGCGAGATCAAGCTTTGATGTTACTTCAATCTACCAGGGGACAAGCAGCACTCAGGCCGGTCTTCAGCCTGCGAGCTACACCAAGGATGGCGAAGGAGAAACAGGGGCATGGCTGGGCATTGAACCGGCGGATGTCACCGAAGATATGGCCAAACAATTGGGACTCAATATTTCAGGTGGCGTACTCATCAGCAAGGTGATTGAAGGTTCACCAGCCGAAAAGGCAGGACTGCTGCAGGGAGATATTATTTATGAATTGGACCGTAGCGAGGTGGAAACTAGCGACGGACTTCGCCAACTGCTAAGCGAAAGCGAACCTGGTGAGAGGGTGCGGATCGTCCTGTTTCGCGACAGCAAACGCAAAGTGATTTATGCCAAATTAGGAGAACCCCCAGAAGGTTCGACATCATCTGTCAGGCAAATTGCCGGAGAAATCATTCCCAATGACCTGAAATGGGGTATCGTCGTCTCTGAGCTGACGGAATCGTTACGCAAGGCCTACGGCATTCCGGGTAATGAAAACGGCGTGATCGTATTGATGGTGGCACCCGGGAGCGCGGCAAATACGGCGGGAATCATTAAAGGAGATATGATCCGCCAGGTCGGTGAAACCCGGATATATGATCTGGCCGACTTTTTTGAGGCTATTGATTCCAGCGATAACCGCAGCTTCCTATTGAACATTCGCCGGCAGAACACTCAACTTTATGTCAATATTGTCGCGGTTTCGCCGTTATTGCCTGTGGGCGGCCCCGCCGGTTCAGAAGAGGATGATTCCACAGAAGAATCCGAGGGATTAAAGGGGATACCTGCGGAGATACCTCCCCAGGGTAAACCTGAGGTGTCCTCAACGCAGCAGAGCCAGGGGTTTACCACGGCACAGGAAGGCATTGGCATGAACCGCCCTTTGTATGTGCCCGGATATGATCAAACTCAGAGCGGCGAGCCTGAGGATAAAGCCACTCCGTCTCTTAAAGTCATTTCAAATACCGTGACAGGAAATTCTGATAGTGACGATGATTCTCCTGTCTGCAAGAGAATTCAGGATATGACACTCATACTTTAA
- a CDS encoding rhodanese-like domain-containing protein: protein MACGAKTPSSNNTSARASFGYLSPEELKATIDRGEIFNLVDVRSVQEYIAGHLPGAISIPYGQLPYRYRQLMDPRTLTVIYCQTGLNSILAAQMLAGLGFSDLYNLSGGFNGWEYAVELSNRRQVI from the coding sequence ATGGCCTGCGGGGCCAAGACCCCTTCTTCCAACAATACTTCTGCCAGGGCGTCTTTTGGTTACCTTTCTCCCGAGGAATTGAAGGCCACGATTGATCGGGGCGAGATTTTCAATTTGGTGGATGTGCGAAGCGTTCAAGAATACATTGCCGGGCATTTGCCAGGGGCAATTTCGATTCCATACGGGCAATTGCCATACCGCTACCGGCAATTGATGGACCCCAGGACATTAACAGTGATTTACTGTCAGACCGGGTTAAACAGCATCCTCGCCGCTCAAATGCTGGCAGGTCTTGGGTTTTCCGATCTGTATAACCTTTCCGGCGGCTTTAATGGCTGGGAGTACGCGGTTGAATTGAGCAATAGGCGTCAAGTGATCTAA
- a CDS encoding trypsin-like peptidase domain-containing protein: MISVPAYLMEAFQEPSHFFSRWNSTLDSNRQIKNVAGVISSSDIQLVCSDETFATAVSKVRPAVVNISCEAIGRATAGSGSLRFDDAAQDLLSLGGIGSGIIVDPAGYILTCYHVVSRASNITVTPFGYEVRRYPARVIAKDEAVNLAILRINPAYELPVATLGDSSQMEVADMVLAIGSPFGLEQSVTHGIISDNRRDMLINGRGYSGMMQTDVPINRGSSGGPLINVNGEVVGINMAIYAPTGVYSGVSFALPINQAKPLIARIIK; encoded by the coding sequence ATGATAAGTGTGCCGGCATATCTTATGGAAGCGTTTCAGGAACCTTCTCACTTCTTTTCTCGGTGGAACTCGACGCTTGATTCTAACAGACAGATCAAAAACGTGGCCGGTGTGATCAGCAGTTCCGACATCCAGCTCGTCTGTTCTGATGAGACTTTTGCGACAGCCGTATCCAAGGTTCGGCCGGCGGTAGTGAATATCTCATGTGAGGCCATCGGGCGTGCCACTGCAGGCTCCGGGAGCCTGCGATTTGATGATGCGGCCCAGGATTTATTGAGCCTGGGCGGCATCGGGTCAGGAATAATCGTTGACCCGGCCGGATACATTCTTACTTGCTACCACGTGGTTTCCCGGGCCTCCAACATCACCGTCACACCCTTCGGCTACGAGGTTAGGCGTTATCCTGCCCGTGTGATTGCCAAGGATGAGGCCGTCAATCTGGCCATACTTCGAATTAACCCCGCATATGAATTGCCTGTGGCGACCTTGGGAGATTCCTCCCAAATGGAAGTAGCCGACATGGTGCTGGCCATTGGGAGTCCCTTCGGGCTTGAGCAGAGCGTGACCCACGGCATTATCAGTGACAACCGTCGGGATATGCTAATCAATGGAAGGGGTTACAGTGGAATGATGCAGACGGACGTACCCATTAACCGGGGCTCCAGCGGGGGACCATTGATAAATGTCAACGGTGAAGTGGTCGGTATCAACATGGCTATCTATGCACCGACAGGAGTTTACAGCGGTGTGAGCTTTGCTCTGCCTATAAATCAGGCCAAACCGCTGATAGCGAGGATAATTAAGTAA
- a CDS encoding cation transporter: MVDRLKGQTLDDLYGPETVEAIQPGEVDIERVYWILFWANLGLAFLKITVGALGYSRLLIIDGLNSAANAMVITTILFGERMSHPGTMSKKYPYGKGKAQYLAASLVGILLAAGASVILALSVKTFFSPNSFEPTGIGLATALISVGGNLMLIRFLKYSGLPVETGNIKKIARLQTLNIAASCVVILALLLGGIFGWFIAERMGSISISLLVLWLSLRIKKSALDGIMDRSADKRTNSRISTLVSSLDEVEKVRWIRTRHVGQNLLVNLYVGLKGDCSTRLADQISERIRERLSSNMERISHVSVHFYPV; the protein is encoded by the coding sequence ATGGTTGACAGGCTCAAGGGACAGACCCTGGATGATCTTTACGGACCTGAGACGGTAGAGGCAATTCAACCGGGTGAGGTTGATATCGAGCGGGTTTACTGGATACTATTTTGGGCCAACCTGGGGCTTGCTTTTTTAAAGATTACAGTGGGGGCTCTGGGATACAGTCGATTACTTATCATTGACGGGCTGAATTCCGCTGCCAATGCCATGGTGATCACAACGATTCTCTTCGGAGAACGGATGAGTCACCCAGGGACAATGAGCAAGAAATACCCCTATGGCAAGGGAAAGGCCCAGTATCTGGCCGCCTCGCTCGTCGGGATTCTCCTGGCTGCAGGGGCGTCGGTGATTCTGGCCCTGTCCGTCAAGACATTTTTTTCACCCAACAGTTTTGAGCCAACCGGAATAGGACTGGCAACAGCCTTGATTTCCGTGGGTGGAAATTTGATGTTGATTCGATTTCTGAAATACTCCGGCTTGCCCGTTGAAACGGGAAATATCAAGAAGATTGCCCGCCTGCAGACCCTCAATATAGCCGCCTCCTGTGTGGTCATCCTGGCCCTTCTTCTGGGAGGGATATTTGGGTGGTTTATTGCGGAACGAATGGGGAGCATCAGTATTTCGTTATTGGTGCTCTGGTTGAGTCTCAGGATTAAAAAAAGCGCTCTGGACGGGATAATGGATAGAAGCGCTGACAAAAGGACAAATTCCAGGATCTCAACTCTGGTAAGTTCTTTAGATGAAGTTGAGAAGGTACGGTGGATCCGCACGCGTCATGTCGGACAGAACCTTCTTGTTAACCTTTACGTAGGGCTGAAAGGCGACTGTTCGACTAGGCTGGCGGATCAGATCTCCGAACGGATTCGGGAACGCTTATCTTCAAATATGGAAAGGATCTCTCATGTTTCGGTGCACTTCTATCCGGTCTGA
- a CDS encoding DUF1049 domain-containing protein: MKKITILLWIVSTIIMLVVAVLFIIVNSSPAHVDLFFIEGDSAVFMVILVSFLLGFFSCLLFLWLRRLLRRLKEKEPSLIGEI; encoded by the coding sequence ATGAAAAAAATAACAATATTACTCTGGATAGTAAGCACCATAATAATGCTGGTAGTAGCAGTGTTGTTTATTATTGTGAATTCAAGCCCTGCTCATGTGGATCTGTTTTTCATCGAAGGTGATTCTGCGGTATTTATGGTTATATTAGTCTCGTTTTTATTAGGGTTCTTTTCGTGTCTTCTCTTCCTGTGGTTGAGACGGCTTCTGAGGCGTCTTAAAGAGAAGGAGCCATCTCTGATCGGCGAAATTTAA